The region CACATCCTGGTAATCGGCCGTAACCTCGCCTACGGCGCTGCGCCATTTGGAGTCATTGTCGATGATGCCGGTATCGATGAGAATTTTGGCCGTCTCCGGGTTGATCCGCGCCAGAAAAGTTTCTTCCAGCGACTTGCCCCGCCAGTACGGGAAAATCTCCTGGCGCAGCTTTTCTTTAGCCTCGGCCTCGATCAGGTATGGGTCCTGTGTCCGGCTTTCGAACGAATCAAGCTCATCATCAACCCATTTCCAGGAATACTCGGGGCAGATGATCCCGGACTTGCGAAACTCGCCGATCGACCCGACCAGCAATTCGTCGTCAAAAATGGTTGCCGGAATGCTCGCGCACACTTCCTTAAAAGCCATGGCGCGCCTGATTATGATTGCTTCGCCCTCGGTCTTTTTGTGGGACGCGGTAAATACTTCGGCCCGTTTTATGCTGATGGACGGTTTCGATGCTATGTACGACTTCTTGAATTCTTCGATCCGTTTGCTGGACATGGTATACCTCCTCGTTTAATGCCCGCCGGCGTACACTCGCCTACATGTTATCGATTTTCGATTTTCGAATGTATACCGAACAAACAATCCTAAATCCGCTCCTGATAACGGCGTTACCCGCTCAAATATCGGCCCAAATTGACGCTCGCATCAGCCATATGCCTGCGCAACAAAGCCTGCGCGGCTGCAACGTCTTGTCGGGCACAGGCCTGCAACAACTCCCGGTGCTCCGCCTGCGACTTCGCCTGATAGTTCATCGTCGACAAATACAGGCGCATGTATCGTTCGACGTTGTTATGCATGGTCTGGATCAAAGTAAGCAATTTGGGTCTTCCGGCAGCCCGGTACAGAGTCTCGTGGAACTGCCAGTTAAGTTCCCCCCAGTGTCGGCCGTGAGGTTCGGCATCCGCCTTGCATAATATGCTCCCGGCGGCAGCGATATCGGTCTCCGTCAAATTGGGAATCGCCAGTTCCAGCGCCCCTAATTCGAGAAACAGCCGGATATCGAATATTTCCCTGGCTTCGTCCGCGGACAGTTCGCTGACAACAGCCCCCCGGTTGGGATAAAACCGCACTAATCCTTCGGCTTCCAGGCTCTTCAACGCCTCCCGCACGACGCTGAGACTGACGCTGAACTTTGTGGCCAATTCTTCCTGCTTCAGCTGGACGCCGCCGCTTAGTCCCCCGGCAATTATCTCTTCGCGCAGAATGTTGGCGATCATGCCGGGAAGCGTACGATGCAAAATCGGTGCGTCTGTCTGCCCATTATTATTCTTCATACTTCCACTATATAATTTTTCGCGTCAATTGCAAGTGTTTTTCGACATTGTATACAATATACATTCGAAAATCGATGTGGTGCTACTTACTATTATTTAATCACATCGCAACTGACCATCATCCGGTCGATCGCCTTCGTATCAACTTCGTAGCGCACGCCGTTGGTCTCGTCCGGCACGATGAGAGTGCAGCGCGGGGTGATGTCCACGACGGGAAGGGTGATATCCTCGGCGAAGTAGCGCTTGCTGGCGGCGATATCGTGGGCCAGGGAGGCGAAGTTCGGCAGGCTGGCGAACGATATGTTCTGCACCCGGCCGATACCCAGCTCGGTCATGCCGCCTACCCAGACCGGGATATTGTTCTTTTGGCACAGGTCGTGGATTTTTTTTGATTCGTACAGGCCGCCGCAGCGGCTGGACTTGATGTTGATGATCTTGCAGCTTCCCAGTTCGATGGCCTTACGGGCGGTATCGACGGACACGATGCTTTCGTCCAGGCAAATCGGGGTTTTTATCGCTTTCTGCAGCACCGCGTGGTCGACAATATCATCCTCGGCCAGCGGCTGCTCGATGTACTGAAGGTTGAGGTCATCCATCGCCTTGAACAGCTCGATATCGGCCAGCGTATAGTCCGAATTGGCGTCCACCGTCAAGACGATATCCGGATAGTGTCGCCGGACTTCCCGCAGCACTTCGATATCCTTGCCGGGCTTGATCTTTATTTTGGTCCGGTGATATCCCTCGGCCAGGTATTTTTCGATTTTTTCGAGCAGTGCCGGGATGGTCGGCTCGATGCCCAGGCTCACGCCAACCTTGACCTCGTCCTGCGTGCCGCCGAGCAACGTCTTGAGCGACTTGCCCTCCCGCTGGGCCTGCAGCTCCCACAGCGCGTTCTCGATACTGGCCTTGGCCAGGCGGTTGCCGACGATAAACGCGACCTTAGCCATAAATTCCGCCGGACCAACGATATCCTGGTGCAAGATGGCAGGCGCGATCATATTTTTGATGATATGCAGGCACGTCCCGTTATCCTCGGGATTATAGAGCGGCGCGTAAAAGGCTTTGCACTCGCCGTAGCCGACAAGGCCTTCCGAATAGACCTTTACGATCAGGGCATCGCGTTCCACAAAACGGGTAAAGCTGGTTTCGAAAGGGTGCACGAAAGGCGTTTTCACCCGGATAATATCGATACGGTCAATTCTCATCCTTATCTTATCCTCCCCGGCAAATATGCGGCCGTTCGTAAAGGCCAGCCGCTTGTGGCCTCCGGGGCTTTACGAACGACCGCAAATACGTCGCCTTAAAAACTAGCGCACAATCTCTTTCTTCTCATAAGTAAACTTATCCACTATTTCCGGAATAAGGTCAAACCCGATGCCCGGTCTGGCCGGGACTTCAACCATGGCGTTCTTGTCGATAGTGATCGGCGGCGTGATAAGGTCCTGATGCCAGTAGCGGGTTGAAGCGGGCAGATCGCCGGGGAATTTGTAGTTCGGCAGAGATGCTATGGCGATATTGTGGGCTCGGGCGATACCGGTATCCAGCATGCCGCCGCACCACACCGGAATATCATGGACCGCGCACAGGTCATGGACCTTCTTGGCCTGAGTCAGGCCGCCGACCCGCGCCACTTTGATATTGATGGTCTTGGTGCTGCCCAGCTCGATGGCGTGACGCGCGTCATCCACAGAGTGGATGCTCTCGTCCAGGCAGATCCTGGTTTTCATGACAGCCTGCAGCTTGGCGTGATCGACAATATCGTCATGAGACAACGGCTGCTCGATCATGATCATGCCCAGACAGTCCATTTCCTTGAACAGGTCGATATCCTTCAGGGTATAGGCGGAATTGGCGTCAGCCATGAGCATGATGTCGCCGAAACGCTTGCGGATGGCCTCCAGGTATTTGATGTCTTTGCCGGGCTTTATCTTTACCTTGACCCGGCGATAGCCCTCGGCCATGAACTGGTCCACCGCCTTCAGCAGCGCGTCGGGGCTCTCCTGAATGCCGATGCTGATCCCTGTTTCCACCTTGTCCCGCGTGCCGCCCAGCGCCTGGGACAGCGTGATATTCCTCTCCTTGGCGTACAGATCCCACAGTGCGCAGTCGAGGGCCGACTTGGCCATATTGTTGCGCCGGATCTGGGAAAACGGTTCAGCCAGTTCTTCCGGGTGGTTGATTTCCCCTTGGCTGAAGAGGATGGGAATAAGGAAATCGTTCAGCATATGCCAGCCGGTGGTGGTCGTCTCTTCGCTATACCAGGGGCTGGCGAAAGCGGGACAGTCGCCGTAGCCGACATGATCCTTGGTATGGAGCGCGGCAAGTATGAAATGCTTTTCCGCCATGGCCCCGAAGCTGGTCTCAAACGGAGTTTTAAATGTGACTTTCATCTTACGCAATACGATTTTTTCTATCTTCATGTCTTCTTCCTCCTCACACCCGTGTCAATTCATGCTCATGGCAGGGATCAGTCCTCCACCATGGTTGTAATCTTATTGGTCCTTCTAATCGTCAGGCTGGTCACCACCGACAGGCAGGCAGCCCCGATTAGGAACCAGAACGCCGCGTCGTACGAGCCGCCGAAGGCGCTGATCAAAAGGCCGATAATCAGCGGCGAGACAAAGCCGGCCGATTGCCCGCCGAAGTTGATCATGCCGGCGGCCGACCCGACCACTCTGCCGGGGAACATTTTCATCGGCAATGCCATTGTGGTCGCCAGTACGAAGGATTTAAAGAAATATACCAGGCACTGGAAAGCGATTACCGAGGTAATGGTTGCGGCATGGGCCATTAAATAAAGGAACACGGCGGTCATGGTTGCGCTGATTACCAGCAGGTATTTTTCTTTGCCGTCAAAGAAGCGGACCATGACCCAGCCGCCGATCGCCGTCGCGATCCCCGCGGCGATAAACGGGAAGGGCAACGCCATCCCGACCGCTTTCAGGTTCATGTGGCGCACGGTCAGAAGATAGGTTGGCATCCAGGAATCCAGCCCTTTATTCACCAGGCTGAGACCGAACCAGGTAATGACGAGCTGCCACATCAGCGGCATTTTAAGCAACGTTTTCGTGTCCACTTTTTCTTTAGCGGCCTTTTCCTGGCCTTCAATAGAGTGCTCCTGCTTATTCGAACGCACCATAAACCAATAAATGGCGACAAAGACGATGCCGGCGATGCCGATGGCGAAAAACATGTGCCGCCAACCGGCGTACAGGATCAGCGGGGCTACTATCATCGGCGCAATGGCGCTGCCGATATAGTTTGAAGACAAGAGCGCGCTTGTCATTTTGGGCCTTTCGATTTTGGAGAAATTCTCGGCTACCCCTTTTAAGCTGGCGGGCGGAAAGATGCCTTCGCCTAAACCGAAAACAAAGCGAATGACGATCAAAGATGCCAATGACCATGCCAAGCCGGTGATCATCGTGAAAACCGACCAGAAAAAGATTGCGATTATAATTACTTTTTTCGAGCCGAATCTATCGGCCAGCCAGCCGCCGGGAATCTGCATCAGCGAGTACCCGATGAAAAACGTACTCAGCACCACGCCCATCGCTTTAGGATCCAAGCTGAAGTCTTTGGCGATCGCCGCCATCGCAAAGCTTATCGCCGCCCGGTCGATATACGACACGCACCAACCAAGATATAAAAGTGCAAAAACGATATACTTCCCGGCACCCTTTTTAAGTGTGGTTCCCACAAACCTTCCCCCTTCTTGTATAGTCTACCTCACCAGCCAAGCAATCAATGATAAAGTTGTAAACCACGATTTATCCCCTAGGGATTTCTCTCTATTAATGCTATTATATAAACAACAAAACGACTTTAAATCGTCCTTATATCGTCTCGAAATACTTGGGGGATTGGAGAAAATCATGAGAGTAGGTATTGTTGGTCCGCTGGGCATTGTTGATAAATTCATCCTGATCATCAAACATGAATTCCCGCAAATCGAGCCTGTGAAGTTCCTGTACAAGGAATATGCCGAAGTTCCCGGCCTCATTGCTGGCCCGCAGTCGCACCTGGACGCCATTCTGTTCGCCGGCGCCACCCCCCTTTCGTACGCGGAAAAGCATGTCAAGCAGCTAATCCCCTGGGAATTCGTCCCGCGCAGCGGCAGTTCGCTGCTCAGAGTGCTGCTGCAGATCGCTCTGTCGAAAAAATACGATATCCGCCGGCTAAGCACCGACCTGTACGACGTGGAACAATTGTCGGAAACCTATGAGGAAATCGGCATAGCCAAGAGTGATTTCCAAATATATACCGTGAACAAAACGCCCATTGACGACGAGTACATCGACTACGTATGCGCCTTTCACGAGCAACACTTTTTGTGCAATCAGGTTTCCTGCTGCATAACGGCATTGTCCACCGTCCACGAGCGATTGAAGGCCAAAAACATCCCCTGCTTCCTGGTCGACCCAACCGCCAACGTCATCCGCCAGACACTGCACAAAATGCAGCTCAATCACCTGGCTCAGGTCAGCCAACAGAGCCAGATTGTGGCCATCTGCGTCCGAATAGATTTCCCTGACGAGTATTCGCTTTTCAGGGATAGCGAGTACCAATATAATATCGCTAAAACCAATGTGGCCAGGCATATATATCTTTTCGCCCAGCGGGTGCAGGCCGCGACTATTGAAGTCGGGGCGCGGGAGTTTCTGCTTTTCTCCACAAGGCAACTGCTGGAAAGTGTGACCGAAAACTATGAAAAGATCGATCTTCTGGAAGCGGTACGGAAAAACACCGCCAATACGATAAGCCTTGGCGTAGGATATGGCCAAACCGCCCAGGAGGCGAAGGCCAGCGCCGGTCTGGGTATGGAACGGGCCAGCAAGCTTGGCGGCAATACTGCCTTCATAGTTTACAACCGCAACAAAACAATCGGCCCGATCCGCACGGGCGAGGAAACCCGCCAGAAATCACCTAACCGTAAGATCGACGGCAATCTGCTCGCCATCTCCGAAAAGTCCGACCTTAGCATCAATACCATTTTCCAATTGCACAGCATCCTGGAACGGCAGGGCAAAACGCGCTTTACCGCCGCTGAACTTGCGTCCCTGGCAGGAGTTACCCCCCGGACCATGAACCGGATTTTGGCCAAACTGGCGCTGCACGGGTTTTGCATCGAGGTCGGCAGGCGCGTACTCACTAAAGGCCGGCCTTCACGCATCATCGAGCTCAGCATTCCTTAAACCCTAAATAGCCCTTCCGACAGCTAAAGCAAAAAAGCAGCCCGCTCTTAGATATGCA is a window of Selenomonadales bacterium 4137-cl DNA encoding:
- a CDS encoding helix-turn-helix domain-containing protein, translating into MRVGIVGPLGIVDKFILIIKHEFPQIEPVKFLYKEYAEVPGLIAGPQSHLDAILFAGATPLSYAEKHVKQLIPWEFVPRSGSSLLRVLLQIALSKKYDIRRLSTDLYDVEQLSETYEEIGIAKSDFQIYTVNKTPIDDEYIDYVCAFHEQHFLCNQVSCCITALSTVHERLKAKNIPCFLVDPTANVIRQTLHKMQLNHLAQVSQQSQIVAICVRIDFPDEYSLFRDSEYQYNIAKTNVARHIYLFAQRVQAATIEVGAREFLLFSTRQLLESVTENYEKIDLLEAVRKNTANTISLGVGYGQTAQEAKASAGLGMERASKLGGNTAFIVYNRNKTIGPIRTGEETRQKSPNRKIDGNLLAISEKSDLSINTIFQLHSILERQGKTRFTAAELASLAGVTPRTMNRILAKLALHGFCIEVGRRVLTKGRPSRIIELSIP
- a CDS encoding GntR family transcriptional regulator — protein: MKNNNGQTDAPILHRTLPGMIANILREEIIAGGLSGGVQLKQEELATKFSVSLSVVREALKSLEAEGLVRFYPNRGAVVSELSADEAREIFDIRLFLELGALELAIPNLTETDIAAAGSILCKADAEPHGRHWGELNWQFHETLYRAAGRPKLLTLIQTMHNNVERYMRLYLSTMNYQAKSQAEHRELLQACARQDVAAAQALLRRHMADASVNLGRYLSG
- a CDS encoding MFS transporter, with amino-acid sequence MGTTLKKGAGKYIVFALLYLGWCVSYIDRAAISFAMAAIAKDFSLDPKAMGVVLSTFFIGYSLMQIPGGWLADRFGSKKVIIIAIFFWSVFTMITGLAWSLASLIVIRFVFGLGEGIFPPASLKGVAENFSKIERPKMTSALLSSNYIGSAIAPMIVAPLILYAGWRHMFFAIGIAGIVFVAIYWFMVRSNKQEHSIEGQEKAAKEKVDTKTLLKMPLMWQLVITWFGLSLVNKGLDSWMPTYLLTVRHMNLKAVGMALPFPFIAAGIATAIGGWVMVRFFDGKEKYLLVISATMTAVFLYLMAHAATITSVIAFQCLVYFFKSFVLATTMALPMKMFPGRVVGSAAGMINFGGQSAGFVSPLIIGLLISAFGGSYDAAFWFLIGAACLSVVTSLTIRRTNKITTMVED
- the menC gene encoding o-succinylbenzoate synthase, whose translation is MKIEKIVLRKMKVTFKTPFETSFGAMAEKHFILAALHTKDHVGYGDCPAFASPWYSEETTTTGWHMLNDFLIPILFSQGEINHPEELAEPFSQIRRNNMAKSALDCALWDLYAKERNITLSQALGGTRDKVETGISIGIQESPDALLKAVDQFMAEGYRRVKVKIKPGKDIKYLEAIRKRFGDIMLMADANSAYTLKDIDLFKEMDCLGMIMIEQPLSHDDIVDHAKLQAVMKTRICLDESIHSVDDARHAIELGSTKTINIKVARVGGLTQAKKVHDLCAVHDIPVWCGGMLDTGIARAHNIAIASLPNYKFPGDLPASTRYWHQDLITPPITIDKNAMVEVPARPGIGFDLIPEIVDKFTYEKKEIVR
- the menC gene encoding o-succinylbenzoate synthase codes for the protein MRIDRIDIIRVKTPFVHPFETSFTRFVERDALIVKVYSEGLVGYGECKAFYAPLYNPEDNGTCLHIIKNMIAPAILHQDIVGPAEFMAKVAFIVGNRLAKASIENALWELQAQREGKSLKTLLGGTQDEVKVGVSLGIEPTIPALLEKIEKYLAEGYHRTKIKIKPGKDIEVLREVRRHYPDIVLTVDANSDYTLADIELFKAMDDLNLQYIEQPLAEDDIVDHAVLQKAIKTPICLDESIVSVDTARKAIELGSCKIINIKSSRCGGLYESKKIHDLCQKNNIPVWVGGMTELGIGRVQNISFASLPNFASLAHDIAASKRYFAEDITLPVVDITPRCTLIVPDETNGVRYEVDTKAIDRMMVSCDVIK